The Micromonospora krabiensis genome window below encodes:
- a CDS encoding M6 family metalloprotease domain-containing protein yields MHPLTTRRAAWRSVLAAAVVTVLVTSASAGPATAAPGHPHPPDGPAPFQVLDPQDWQNPDTMTWDDYVPVPGRNWADPTVRGSVRNFKIALVTLDYPDQPFVVTQPAGSTVFGNPQATASNVPRGQVAQFYEDFLNKPGQLNRGHTLHEYWMQDSNGRYGVDLTGFGPYEMPAKSYQYGIDNGFNPGACPAGDACAKNIRTDGLGAWRAAVGEEVADSFELVFILSAGQDESSTWQEFGQMMFQTKEDVPDAWGPPDPALPNYARTRYVEWTSWKAAATIWPNAGGGSSTQAESSGMGVYAHELSHLLSIGDNYNNPYGTPLRRAYTGIWSMMSRGSFNGPGGPHTRWQIPPVNGGSMGSLHVLRDKMKIGLLGEEHVLRLSREALATSGMVVADVTARAVDAGPGGLTGINIAMDADRAPACSVTSDPLCDGGRYNNYTLEVVDRMGADSFTPDNGVLISKTKNADSAPFAWVVDANPQDIDMVDFYQPNGTPQKITMGDYRQLSDALFHAGANSGSEYEYVDEANRLHFYVLNLRRDSQGVLSYTVAVRSLDGAGPSAHGVALSKGKLVTRGKPTGKGATCTFDLTNQGRYVAGEQGHPEDASAYLTSDVYRLSASVGGTGWRVELPNELATARFGGKTTVDVSVGASRTASATTQVTLTATSESDPSKTVTAQCRVERPRALLG; encoded by the coding sequence ATGCACCCTCTGACCACCAGGCGCGCGGCGTGGCGCTCGGTGCTGGCCGCCGCGGTCGTGACCGTCCTGGTCACCTCCGCCTCGGCCGGGCCGGCCACGGCCGCACCGGGCCACCCCCACCCACCGGACGGGCCCGCCCCGTTCCAGGTGCTCGACCCGCAGGACTGGCAGAACCCCGACACCATGACCTGGGACGACTACGTCCCGGTGCCCGGCAGGAACTGGGCCGACCCGACCGTGCGCGGTTCGGTCCGCAACTTCAAGATCGCGCTGGTCACGCTGGACTATCCCGACCAGCCCTTCGTCGTCACCCAGCCGGCGGGCTCGACGGTCTTCGGCAACCCGCAGGCGACCGCCTCGAACGTTCCGCGGGGCCAGGTCGCCCAGTTCTACGAGGACTTCCTCAACAAGCCGGGGCAGCTCAACCGCGGGCACACCCTGCACGAGTACTGGATGCAGGACTCCAACGGACGCTACGGCGTGGACCTCACCGGGTTCGGGCCGTACGAGATGCCGGCGAAGTCCTACCAGTACGGCATCGACAACGGCTTCAACCCCGGCGCCTGCCCGGCCGGGGACGCGTGCGCGAAGAACATCCGCACCGACGGCCTGGGCGCCTGGCGGGCGGCCGTCGGCGAGGAGGTCGCCGACAGCTTCGAACTGGTCTTCATCCTCTCCGCCGGCCAGGACGAGTCGTCCACCTGGCAGGAGTTCGGCCAGATGATGTTCCAGACCAAGGAGGACGTCCCGGACGCGTGGGGGCCACCGGACCCGGCCCTGCCCAACTACGCCCGGACCCGGTACGTCGAGTGGACGTCGTGGAAGGCCGCCGCCACGATCTGGCCGAACGCCGGTGGTGGCTCGTCGACGCAGGCGGAGAGCTCCGGCATGGGCGTCTACGCCCACGAGCTGAGCCACCTGCTGAGCATCGGCGACAACTACAACAACCCGTACGGCACACCGCTGCGGCGCGCGTACACCGGCATCTGGAGCATGATGTCGCGCGGCTCCTTCAACGGCCCGGGCGGGCCGCACACCCGCTGGCAGATCCCGCCGGTCAACGGCGGCTCCATGGGATCGCTGCACGTGCTGCGGGACAAGATGAAGATCGGGCTGCTCGGCGAGGAGCACGTCCTGCGGCTGTCGCGGGAGGCGCTGGCCACGTCCGGGATGGTCGTCGCCGACGTCACCGCCCGCGCGGTCGACGCCGGACCGGGCGGCCTGACCGGCATCAACATCGCCATGGACGCCGACCGCGCCCCGGCCTGCAGCGTCACCAGCGACCCGCTCTGCGACGGCGGACGCTACAACAACTACACCCTCGAGGTCGTCGACCGGATGGGCGCGGACTCGTTCACCCCGGACAACGGCGTGCTGATCAGCAAGACGAAGAACGCCGACAGCGCACCGTTCGCCTGGGTCGTCGACGCGAACCCGCAGGACATCGACATGGTGGACTTCTACCAGCCCAACGGCACCCCGCAGAAGATCACCATGGGTGACTACCGGCAGCTGTCGGACGCGCTGTTCCACGCGGGCGCCAACTCCGGCAGCGAGTACGAGTACGTGGACGAGGCCAACCGGCTGCACTTCTACGTGCTGAACCTCCGCCGGGACAGCCAGGGCGTGCTCTCGTACACGGTGGCGGTCCGCTCCCTCGACGGCGCCGGTCCCAGCGCGCACGGGGTCGCGCTGTCCAAGGGCAAGCTCGTCACCCGTGGCAAGCCGACCGGCAAGGGCGCGACCTGCACGTTCGACCTGACCAACCAGGGCCGGTACGTGGCCGGCGAGCAGGGGCACCCGGAGGACGCCTCGGCGTACCTGACCTCCGACGTGTACCGCCTCTCCGCCAGCGTCGGCGGCACGGGCTGGCGGGTCGAGCTGCCCAACGAGCTGGCCACGGCCCGGTTCGGCGGCAAGACCACGGTCGACGTGTCGGTGGGCGCGAGTCGCACGGCGAGCGCCACCACCCAGGTGACGCTCACCGCCACCTCCGAGAGCGACCCCAGCAAGACCGTCACGGCCCAGTGCCGGGTCGAGCGGCCCCGCGCGCTGCTCGGCTGA